A window of Ranitomeya variabilis isolate aRanVar5 chromosome 2, aRanVar5.hap1, whole genome shotgun sequence contains these coding sequences:
- the LOC143804067 gene encoding taste receptor type 2 member 40-like, whose product MEASIQNVLAAILTTECLVGFTVTLIILADNFMKWKRLNSLKTSDKILSSLAMTRVLYFSSIILWTSVFHSLSWLENIETVLSAIYIVAIFTIHTSHWFATILCVFYCVKIVTYNNKLLVFLKTRISTMVPWLMLASLLISLISSLPLIWFGYDVNLQNFSNVSTENTMEKKRLVIPNVNNQIMMFSLGSFLPLMILCVALIMLIHFLLIHTRRMRSAGSQNHSPNLKFHFSALKTISFLLLLQIMFLISMSLFASGLLFNYKYYVLSFHIIICSPPFFHSLYLISSSNELFNLKCLCFRNHS is encoded by the coding sequence ATGGAAGCTTCTATCCAAAATGTTCTGGCAGCTATACTCACTACGGAATGTCTGGTGGGATTCACAGTAACTCTGATTATTCTGGCTGATAATTTCATGAAATGGAAACGTCTGAATTCTTTGAAGACTTCGGATAAGATCCTGAGCTCCCTGGCGATGACCAGAGTCTTGTATTTTTCCAGCATCATTTTGTGGACCTCTGTCTTTCATTCTCtttcatggctagagaacatagagaCTGTCTTATCAGCCATATACATTGTGGCCATATTCACGATCCATACCAGTCACTGGTTTGCCACCATCCTCTGTGTCTTCTACTGTGTGAAAATTGTAACCTACAACAATAAGCTCTTGGTCTTCCTAAAGACCAGGATCTCCACCATGGTTCCATGGTTGATGTTGGCTTCTCTGCTGATTTCACTGATTTCCAGTCTTCCATTAATTTGGTTTGGTTATGACGTCAATCTACAGAACTTTTCAAATGTTTCTACTGAAAATACGATGGAGAAGAAACGTCTTGTGATTCCAAATGTTAATAATCAAATCATGATGTTTTCTTTAGGCTCCTTTCTGCCATTAATGATACTCTGTGTTGCCCTCATCATGTTAATTCACTTCCTTCTAATCCACACCAGACGGATGAGGAGCGCTGGGTCACAAAATCACAGCCCAAACTTAAAGTTTCACTTTAGTGCTTTGAAAACTATAAGCTTTCTTTTACTGCTGCAGATAATGTTTTTAATATCTATGAGTCTTTTTGCTTCGGGACTACTTTTTAATTACAAGTATTACGTTTTAAGTTTCCACATAATAATATGTAGCCCTCCTTTTTTCCATTCTTTGTACTTGATCTCTTCCAGCAATGAGTTGTTTAACTTAAAGTGTTTGTGTTTTAGGAACCATTCTTAA